In Xanthocytophaga agilis, the following are encoded in one genomic region:
- a CDS encoding FMN-dependent NADH-azoreductase gives MAKVLHIISSTRGAESLTLTLGNAIIDRIKTKDPDTVVKEIDLSANPYPHLGPIQISSFFTPEESRTPEQELAVRRSDEAVAELQDADILVIGAPMYNYSITSSLKAYFDHIARARLTFRYSESGVEGLLKNKKAYIAFGSAGVFGNDQMQAYDFAVPYMKHFLGFLGITDVTVFRVEGTGIPGLQETALEKALESIAV, from the coding sequence ATGGCAAAAGTACTGCACATTATTTCCAGCACCCGCGGTGCTGAATCCTTAACGCTTACGTTAGGAAACGCTATTATTGACAGGATCAAAACAAAAGACCCTGATACAGTGGTTAAAGAAATTGACCTTTCCGCAAATCCCTATCCTCATTTGGGACCCATTCAGATCAGTTCGTTTTTTACTCCGGAAGAAAGCCGTACACCCGAACAAGAGCTTGCTGTAAGAAGGTCAGACGAGGCTGTTGCTGAACTTCAGGATGCAGATATTCTGGTGATTGGAGCACCTATGTATAACTACTCCATCACATCCAGTCTGAAAGCCTATTTTGACCACATTGCAAGAGCACGGCTAACGTTTCGGTATAGTGAGAGTGGAGTGGAAGGATTGCTGAAAAACAAAAAAGCCTACATCGCTTTTGGCTCAGCAGGTGTTTTTGGCAATGATCAGATGCAGGCCTACGACTTTGCTGTACCTTATATGAAACACTTCTTAGGATTTCTAGGCATTACAGACGTAACTGTGTTTCGTGTGGAAGGAACGGGAATCCCCGGATTGCAGGAAACTGCGTTAGAAAAGGCCCTTGAAAGCATAGCTGTTTAG
- a CDS encoding helix-turn-helix domain-containing protein: MKKISEMESIRECSSNYILAVNDTINVIHGKWKAAIISSLLFGKKRYGELQKEIPKITPRMLSKELRDLEANGMVVRTVHDTIPVTVEYELTQSGYAFQHVLDVMLEWGLEHRKRIIGSTK, from the coding sequence ATGAAGAAGATATCAGAAATGGAAAGCATCCGGGAATGCTCCAGCAATTATATTCTGGCAGTTAACGACACGATAAATGTAATCCACGGGAAATGGAAAGCTGCGATTATCTCTTCCTTGCTGTTCGGTAAAAAACGATATGGCGAGCTACAAAAAGAAATCCCCAAAATCACTCCCCGGATGTTGTCCAAAGAATTACGGGATCTGGAAGCCAACGGAATGGTGGTACGAACGGTTCATGACACAATTCCTGTCACTGTCGAATATGAATTAACCCAATCGGGCTATGCCTTCCAGCATGTACTGGATGTTATGCTGGAATGGGGATTAGAACACCGTAAACGTATAATTGGCAGTACGAAATAA
- a CDS encoding GIY-YIG nuclease family protein, with protein MYIITNPGKTTLYTGVTNDLERRLAEHRANRGNNASFAGKYYCYKLLYYEIVQNIHDAISRESEIKLMNHNTKVTLIQKENPKMDFIWF; from the coding sequence GTGTATATCATAACAAATCCTGGTAAGACAACCTTATATACAGGTGTCACAAACGATTTGGAAAGACGACTGGCAGAGCATCGTGCCAATAGAGGGAATAATGCGTCCTTTGCTGGAAAGTATTATTGCTACAAATTACTTTATTATGAAATCGTTCAAAATATACATGATGCGATTAGTCGGGAAAGTGAAATTAAGTTAATGAATCACAATACAAAGGTAACTTTAATACAAAAGGAGAATCCTAAAATGGACTTTATCTGGTTTTAA
- a CDS encoding SanA/YdcF family protein, producing the protein MKRKLTFVVLILVFLAGVTLVCNWTITRETKSYLYTDVQAIPHHRVGLVLGTSEKLASGQANPYFSYRIQAAYSLFKNKKVDYLLVSGDNSSKNYNEPRDMKDALVKLGVPENRIYLDYAGFRTLDSVVRAKEIFGQESFTVISQPFHNQRAVFLARHKGVDAVAYNARDIKGANGYKTHTREWLARVKVFIDLYLNKEPHFLGERVKIG; encoded by the coding sequence ATGAAAAGAAAACTGACCTTTGTTGTTTTGATTCTGGTCTTTTTAGCTGGAGTGACTCTTGTGTGCAACTGGACTATTACGCGCGAAACGAAATCCTATTTGTATACAGATGTACAGGCTATACCCCACCATAGGGTAGGGCTGGTACTGGGAACCTCCGAAAAGCTGGCAAGCGGACAGGCTAATCCTTATTTTAGCTACAGGATTCAGGCTGCCTATAGCTTGTTTAAAAACAAGAAGGTCGACTATCTGCTGGTGAGTGGAGATAATAGCTCAAAAAACTACAATGAGCCACGGGATATGAAAGATGCACTGGTGAAGTTGGGAGTACCTGAAAACCGCATTTATCTGGATTATGCCGGTTTCCGGACGCTTGATTCGGTTGTACGGGCCAAAGAAATATTCGGACAGGAGTCATTTACAGTTATCTCACAACCTTTTCATAACCAACGGGCTGTTTTCCTGGCCAGACACAAAGGTGTGGACGCTGTTGCCTACAATGCCCGAGACATTAAGGGTGCAAATGGCTATAAAACCCATACCCGCGAATGGCTGGCACGTGTGAAAGTATTCATAGACCTATACCTGAACAAAGAACCTCACTTTCTGGGCGAGCGGGTAAAGATTGGGTAA
- a CDS encoding porin family protein, with protein MKKILFSFIAFLGVFVCTYAQVEVRYGIRGGMNLSSWQGETMQSISDLLGATDGAVTTQSRVGFHAGGYAAIKLSDYFTLEPGLQYSLKGTELTGRLNGNSQVIDFLNVNTTFRVQSHYIEMPILAKVYLAEGFHLFAGPQVSYLVDNKVHVRASVLGISAFNRTLDINNGFQKWDFSGVAGIGYRFVNGVNIMAAYDYGFQRLDENKRFNTYNRTIKFSIGYEF; from the coding sequence ATGAAAAAAATTCTTTTCTCTTTTATTGCCTTTTTAGGCGTATTCGTATGTACCTATGCCCAGGTTGAAGTTCGGTATGGAATTCGTGGGGGTATGAACCTTTCAAGCTGGCAAGGTGAAACTATGCAAAGTATCAGTGATCTGTTAGGCGCAACCGATGGTGCGGTTACTACACAGTCCCGTGTGGGATTCCATGCCGGTGGCTATGCAGCCATTAAACTCAGCGACTACTTCACACTTGAACCCGGCCTTCAGTACTCTCTCAAAGGCACCGAGCTAACAGGTAGACTCAATGGAAATTCTCAGGTAATCGATTTCCTGAATGTCAACACCACTTTCCGGGTGCAATCGCACTACATTGAGATGCCGATCTTAGCCAAAGTATATCTGGCAGAAGGATTTCATTTGTTTGCAGGTCCGCAGGTAAGTTACCTCGTCGACAATAAGGTACACGTGAGAGCTAGCGTGCTAGGTATATCGGCCTTTAACCGTACGCTGGATATTAACAACGGATTTCAGAAATGGGATTTCAGTGGTGTGGCAGGTATAGGCTATCGCTTCGTGAATGGGGTAAATATCATGGCTGCCTACGATTATGGATTCCAGCGCCTGGATGAAAACAAACGCTTTAATACTTATAACCGTACTATAAAATTTTCGATTGGATATGAATTCTGA
- a CDS encoding sodium:solute symporter: MNPYLVLTILLIYFGVLILISYITSRGATTHTFFTAGKSSPWYLVAYSMIGTAISGVTFISVPGEVGNSQFSYLQFILGNVAGYMVVALVLMPVYYRMNLVSIYTYLQKRLGFWSYKSGAAAFLVSRTIGAAFRLFLTASVLQLALFDEWNVPFAVNVLITIALIWLITSKGGIKTILWTDAFQTTFLIAALLLSVYLISEALGLSLGGLIDTVRASDYSKAFFFDDPKSNKFFYKQFFAGLFTTVAMFGLDQDLMQKNLTCRNLQDAQKNMYTFSTVFLFVNILFLTLGALLYIYSNQQNIPIPAHTDDLYPTLLLKLNKFGIVAGVFFLLGITASSYASADSALASLTTSFCIDFLDFENRPEEKRKRLKTIVHLCMSIALLIVILIFKAINDQSVVKAVFTVAGYTYGPLLGLFSFGLLTKLSVKDRFVPVVCILSPILCYIINTNANTWLNGYKFGFELLILNGVLTFLGLLLLSQKKSAGATYG; the protein is encoded by the coding sequence ATGAATCCCTACTTAGTTTTAACCATTCTTCTTATTTACTTTGGTGTATTGATTTTAATCTCCTACATCACCAGCCGGGGGGCTACCACACATACTTTTTTTACTGCGGGAAAAAGCTCGCCCTGGTATCTGGTGGCGTACAGTATGATTGGAACAGCTATCTCTGGTGTCACGTTTATATCCGTTCCGGGGGAGGTAGGTAACTCACAGTTTTCCTATCTTCAGTTTATCCTGGGAAACGTAGCAGGCTATATGGTTGTGGCATTGGTGCTTATGCCTGTCTATTACCGGATGAATCTGGTTTCAATTTATACCTACCTGCAAAAGAGACTGGGTTTCTGGTCGTATAAATCGGGAGCTGCGGCGTTTCTGGTTTCCCGGACCATCGGAGCTGCCTTTCGGTTATTTCTTACGGCCTCCGTATTGCAACTGGCGCTATTCGATGAATGGAATGTGCCTTTCGCTGTCAATGTGCTGATTACCATTGCTCTTATCTGGCTGATTACTTCCAAAGGTGGAATTAAAACGATTCTGTGGACGGATGCCTTTCAAACAACGTTCTTAATTGCCGCTTTGCTGCTGAGTGTGTATCTGATCAGTGAAGCATTGGGGTTGTCTCTGGGTGGATTGATTGATACGGTAAGGGCTAGTGATTATTCAAAAGCATTCTTTTTTGATGATCCCAAGAGTAACAAGTTCTTCTACAAGCAGTTCTTTGCCGGATTATTTACCACTGTGGCTATGTTTGGACTGGACCAGGATCTGATGCAGAAAAACCTGACTTGTCGGAACTTGCAGGATGCCCAGAAGAATATGTATACATTCAGTACTGTCTTCCTGTTTGTGAATATCCTGTTTCTGACACTGGGGGCATTACTATATATCTACTCCAATCAGCAAAACATTCCTATTCCAGCCCATACTGATGATCTGTATCCTACCTTATTGCTAAAATTAAACAAGTTTGGCATTGTAGCAGGCGTATTCTTTTTGCTAGGCATTACCGCTTCATCCTATGCCAGTGCCGACTCTGCTCTGGCTTCGTTAACTACATCATTCTGTATCGACTTTCTGGATTTTGAAAACCGTCCGGAAGAGAAGCGGAAACGGCTGAAAACGATTGTGCATTTGTGTATGTCTATTGCGCTGCTGATTGTGATCCTGATTTTTAAAGCCATTAATGACCAAAGTGTGGTAAAGGCTGTATTCACGGTAGCTGGTTACACATATGGGCCTTTGCTGGGTTTGTTCTCTTTTGGGTTGCTGACCAAACTTTCTGTAAAAGATCGCTTTGTTCCTGTAGTATGTATTCTGTCACCTATTCTGTGTTATATCATCAATACCAACGCCAACACCTGGCTGAACGGCTACAAGTTCGGCTTTGAGTTACTGATCCTAAACGGCGTATTAACGTTTTTGGGCTTATTACTGCTTTCACAGAAAAAGTCAGCAGGAGCTACCTATGGGTAG
- a CDS encoding ATP-dependent Clp protease adaptor ClpS, translated as MQTLFDTEVEVLEEDVAVEQEQWALVVFNDDVNTFEHVIQALIEVCKHTPEQAEQCTWIIHFKGKCTVKNGSFDELASMRNSICNRGISAEVL; from the coding sequence ATGCAAACGTTATTTGATACAGAAGTAGAAGTACTGGAAGAGGACGTCGCAGTAGAACAGGAACAATGGGCACTTGTGGTATTCAATGATGATGTCAATACCTTTGAGCATGTGATTCAAGCCTTGATTGAGGTTTGTAAACACACTCCTGAGCAGGCAGAACAATGTACCTGGATCATTCATTTTAAAGGCAAATGCACTGTTAAGAATGGCTCCTTCGACGAACTTGCTTCTATGCGAAACTCTATCTGTAATCGGGGTATCTCAGCAGAAGTACTCTAG
- the recR gene encoding recombination mediator RecR, with the protein MNYPSKLIENAVNEVSKLPGIGKKTALRLVLHLLKREEETTLALAESLTQLRTQIKYCRNCHNISDADVCAICANAMRDRSIICVVEDTRDVLAIENTSQYKGLYHVLGGIISPIEGVGPNDLHIDSLIRRIPDSDVKEVILALSPTMEGDTTAFYLTKKLKPFDLKISTIARGIPIGGELEYADEITLGRSIMTRVAYES; encoded by the coding sequence ATGAACTACCCATCCAAATTGATAGAGAACGCTGTCAATGAAGTCTCTAAGTTACCAGGTATTGGAAAAAAAACTGCTTTACGTCTTGTTCTGCATTTGTTGAAACGAGAAGAAGAAACCACGCTGGCTCTGGCAGAATCGCTAACCCAGCTACGCACCCAGATCAAATATTGCAGAAATTGCCACAATATCTCTGATGCAGACGTATGTGCCATTTGCGCCAATGCCATGAGAGATCGGTCTATTATCTGTGTGGTGGAAGATACCCGTGATGTATTGGCGATTGAGAATACATCTCAGTACAAAGGACTGTATCACGTGCTGGGTGGCATTATCTCTCCGATTGAAGGGGTAGGTCCGAATGATCTTCATATTGACTCGCTGATCCGCAGAATCCCTGACTCAGATGTTAAAGAAGTGATTCTTGCCCTGAGTCCTACTATGGAAGGAGATACAACAGCCTTTTACCTAACGAAAAAGCTAAAACCTTTTGATCTGAAGATAAGTACTATCGCCAGAGGTATTCCAATAGGTGGCGAACTGGAGTATGCAGATGAGATTACGCTGGGTCGTAGTATTATGACTCGTGTAGCCTATGAAAGTTAA